CTAGCGGACATATGGTATCTCTAGAGCAGGCGAGATAAAATTCAGCCGTTTTGTTTGGAGCGCTATAATCTCGAGTGGGATTTTTCCCGCCTGCAATTAAAGCACTGGTAGTGATCCGGTTGGCAACCTAAAGTAAGGCATTTCTAATAATATGAGGATATTGGTTAGTAATGATGACGGTTACTTAGCACCTGGAATCCGGGTGCTGGCTGATTGCTTGGCTAAAATCGCGGAAGTTATTGTGGTGGCGCCGGACCGGGATCGAAGTGGGGCCAGTCATTCTTTAACCCTGGATACGCCGTTGCGGGCTACTCTTGGGGAAAATGGATTCTATCGAGTGGAAGGGACACCCACGGATTGTGTTCACTTGGGGATTACCGGACTCTTAGAAAAAGAGCCTGATATGGTGGTTTCAGGGGTTAATTGGGGTGCTAATCTCGGCGATGACGTTATCTATTCGGGTACGGTGGCCGCCGCCATGGAGGGGAGATTCTTGGGGTTGCCCGCTATTGCGGTTTCTTTGGCGTCAGCGGAGCCGGAGCATTTTGATACAGCGGCTTGGGTAGCGCGTCGGTTGGTCACCAGTCTTATGGAAGATCCCTTGCCTGCTGATACCATACTCAACGTCAATGTTCCCAATTTGCCTAGGACCCAAATAACAGATTTCGAAGCAACCCGCCTCGGCCATCGGCACCGATCCGAGCCCGTTATTAAAGATGCCGATCCCCGCGGCCGTCCCATTTACTGGGTGGGTCCGGCTGGTGAAAGTCAAGATGCGGGACCTGGCACGGATTTCCACGCAATTGCCCGAGGGAGCGTTTCTATTACCCCGATTCAGGTGGATCTCACTCGTTACGCGGCCCTTGACCAAGTTGCCGGATGGCTGCAGCGAATCCCTCGTTCATGAAAGAAACTTGTTTGATATGGGG
This sequence is a window from Nitrosococcus oceani ATCC 19707. Protein-coding genes within it:
- the surE gene encoding 5'/3'-nucleotidase SurE, translated to MRILVSNDDGYLAPGIRVLADCLAKIAEVIVVAPDRDRSGASHSLTLDTPLRATLGENGFYRVEGTPTDCVHLGITGLLEKEPDMVVSGVNWGANLGDDVIYSGTVAAAMEGRFLGLPAIAVSLASAEPEHFDTAAWVARRLVTSLMEDPLPADTILNVNVPNLPRTQITDFEATRLGHRHRSEPVIKDADPRGRPIYWVGPAGESQDAGPGTDFHAIARGSVSITPIQVDLTRYAALDQVAGWLQRIPRS